In Cervus canadensis isolate Bull #8, Minnesota chromosome 6, ASM1932006v1, whole genome shotgun sequence, one DNA window encodes the following:
- the EMC4 gene encoding ER membrane protein complex subunit 4 produces MTAQGSLVANRGRRFKWAIELSGPGGGSRGRSDRGGGQGDSLYPVGYLDKQVPDTSVQETDRILVEKRCWDIALGPLKQIPMNLFIMYMAGNTISIFPTMMVCMMAWRPIQALMAISATFKMLESSSQKFLQGLVYLIGNLMGLALAVYKCQSMGLLPTHASDWLAFIEPPERMEFSGGGLLL; encoded by the exons ATGACGGCccaagggagcctggtggctaaCCGAGGCCGGCGCTTCAAGTGGGCGATTGAGCTGAGCGGacctggaggaggcagcag GGGCCGAAGTGACCGGGGCGGTGGCCAGGGAGACTCGCTGTACCCAGTTGGTTACTTGGACAAGCAAGTGCCTGATACCAGCGTTCAAGAGACAGACCGGATCCTAGTGGAGAAG CGCTGCTGGGACATTGCCTTGGGTCCCCTGAAACAGATTCCTATGAACCTCTTCATCATGTACATGGCAGGCAATACTATCTCCATCTTCCCTACTATGATGGTGTGTATGATGGCTTGGCGACCCATTCAGGCACTAATGGCCATTTCAGCca CTTTCAAGATGCTAGAAAGTTCAAGCCAGAAGTTTCTTCAGGGTTTGGTGTATCTCATTGGGAACCTTATGGGTTTGGCATTGGCTGTTTATAAGTGCCAGTCAATGGGACTGTTGCCTACACATGCATCAGATTGGTTAGCCTTCATTGAACCCCCTGAG aGGATGGAGTTCAGTGGAGGAGGACTGCTTTTGTGA